In Streptomyces sp. NBC_01707, a genomic segment contains:
- a CDS encoding bifunctional DNA primase/polymerase: MGFTIGGIREMRSGARRRGRTAECTAVAEYTGLWGWAVAPGARAAAGRCSCGDNGCAAPGAHPLDFADEVPAGATLAMAASAWAEVPGASMLLPVGRTFDVLDVAEPAGRRALVRLERMGLPLGPVAVTPSGRAQFFVAPGAAAELPQLLYRMGWDDADLDLRALGPGCHITAPPSDEGGLGPARWLRPPVLDTSGRPPQARLLLGTLAYICHRSRGLKPHCRTGSKANPSGN; this comes from the coding sequence ATGGGCTTCACGATCGGCGGCATCCGTGAGATGCGATCCGGCGCACGGCGTCGAGGTCGCACGGCCGAGTGCACCGCGGTGGCCGAGTACACAGGGCTGTGGGGCTGGGCCGTCGCGCCGGGAGCCCGGGCCGCGGCCGGCCGCTGCTCGTGCGGCGACAACGGCTGCGCCGCCCCGGGCGCGCATCCTCTGGACTTCGCCGACGAGGTGCCCGCCGGCGCCACGCTGGCCATGGCGGCGAGCGCGTGGGCCGAGGTGCCGGGCGCGTCGATGCTGCTGCCGGTGGGGCGCACGTTCGACGTCCTCGATGTCGCCGAACCGGCCGGGCGCCGGGCGCTGGTGCGACTGGAGCGGATGGGTCTGCCGCTCGGCCCGGTGGCGGTGACCCCGTCCGGGCGGGCCCAGTTCTTCGTCGCGCCGGGCGCCGCCGCCGAACTTCCGCAGCTGCTGTACCGGATGGGCTGGGACGACGCGGATCTGGATCTGCGGGCGCTGGGCCCCGGCTGCCACATCACCGCCCCGCCGTCCGACGAGGGCGGTCTCGGTCCGGCCCGCTGGCTGCGTCCGCCGGTGCTCGACACGTCGGGCAGGCCGCCGCAGGCGCGGCTGCTGCTGGGCACGCTGGCCTACATCTGTCATCGCTCCCGGGGCCTGAAACCCCATTGCCGGACGGGCTCGAAGGCGAACCCGTCCGGCAATTGA